One Balaenoptera ricei isolate mBalRic1 chromosome 16, mBalRic1.hap2, whole genome shotgun sequence genomic window carries:
- the NDUFB8 gene encoding NADH dehydrogenase [ubiquinone] 1 beta subcomplex subunit 8, mitochondrial yields the protein MAAARAGVLGVRWLQRASRNVVPMGARTASHITKDMLPGPYPRTPEERAAAAKKYNMRVEDYEPYPDDGMGYGDYPKLPDRSQQERDPWYDWDHPDLRLNWGEPMHWDLDMYIRNRVDTSPTPVSWNLMCKHLFGFVAFMLFMFWVGETYPTYQPVGPKQYPYNNLYLERGGDPNKEPEPVVHYEI from the exons ATGGCGGCGGCCAGGGCGGGGGTCCTGGGAGTCCGATGGCTGCAAAGGGCATCCCGAAACGTGGTGCCCATGGGTGCACGGACAG CCTCCCACATTACCAAGGACATGCTCCCGGGACCCTATCCCAGGACCCCAGAAGAACGGGCTGCCGCCGCCAAGAAGTATAATATGCGGGTGGAAGACTACGAGCCGTACCCAGATGATGGCATGGG GTATGGTGACTATCCGAAGCTCCCTGACCGCTCACAGCAGGAGAGGGATCCATGGTATGACTGGGACCACCCAGACCTGCGGTTGAACTGGGGTGAACCG ATGCACTGGGACCTAGACATGTATATCAGGAACCGTGTGGACACGTCCCCCACTCCTGTTTCTTGGAATCTCATGTGTAAGCACCTCTTCGGTTTCGTGGCCTTCATGCTGTTCATGTTTTGGGTGGGAGAGACTTACCCCACCTACCAGCCTGTG GGACCAAAGCAGTATCCTTACAATAATCTGTACCTGGAACGAGGTGGCGATCCCAACAAAGAACCTGAGCCGGTGGTTCACTATGAGATCTGA